In Oryzias melastigma strain HK-1 linkage group LG6, ASM292280v2, whole genome shotgun sequence, the DNA window TTAATGAAAcgatttctttttgtttttcaatgtcATATCCTGGGCTCCATAGTTGCACATAGTGAATATTCCTGTGTTGTATTCAAGACACgaaggtttgtttttctgccgTTGGAGCAGTAACCACATGTCAATCAGCCTTGGGGTTCAGTCAGCAAACCTGCACGGTTCATTTATTATATTCAGTAAACTCACCAGGCAGATAATTAATGGAGCAACTATGCAGACTCTCAGGTAAGAATCTGAACAGGACTGGGACCATTTCCAATGGCTTCATTCCATTGCTATGGATCACAGCGAATTAATCTTCAAAATTAAAGTGTGAGTGGATGCTTAACCTCATAAGTTTATGACCAAGCATGTGATGGATGCAGACTTTATCTAAATGGTCATCATGAAATtattctgtaaataaatatgataaaaaatctgtaagacagatgaagaaaataaatatttcagcttgTTGAGCATTAATTATTGTAGTATTTGTTGCCAATACACCTGGTaataaagttccactccaatcattttttgatttattataaaaatgttcacagtggagttcattagaaatttgcctcggatttgtgggcgggactaatagcaaggaaaaaaaactcttcgCCTCCCTGAGAAATATTTGTCTTACAgtctggcttacagcccctcccactCCCAAATTTAATCATGAGCTTTTAAAAGAACTTAACTGAACTTAAGCTTTAGGTGGGTCTAGTCGAGCTCATAAATGAGTAATATTTGTTGAAGCAATGAATTTggctttaagtttttaaatatttgcagtaAGTTTAAACATACAGGGGAACTGCCATTTTCTATAAGGAAGAAACTATTAAAATTCTGTTTCCTGTTGGGAGGCAATAGGAAAACATCCCTTTGTTTTGCAGGAGAATATTTGCCATTTCGGATTTTCAGGGTTAGAACTTCTCTCCAATTCAAGAAACTATTTATCCTATTTGATGTTAAACCCAGAACATCAGTGAGAAACACATTCCTCTCCTATGGTTTACTCACCGTATCACAGCAGCATTGCGACGGGCTCTTTAGGCTGCAGAATGTGCTCGCGATAGGATATCTGCTTTAGTTTCGATAAACTTCATGTGCCCTTGTCATTCCAGAGAATCTCGCACATGCTCACTAGTTCCCGTTCAGGATCACCACAAGGAAATGAGACAGTCACTCATTTCCTGACTTAGTTTCCCCCCTGATTCAACCCAGGTGGAGATTCCTTTGTTCAACTCAGTCATATAGGATCAGGATGCTACGCGGGTCAGAAGATCACAACTGGCTTTGGCAGGATGGAATTTGGGATTTTGAATGATAAGGTggcagaaacatttttagtctttaaaatctaaagtaagaaaaaagatgactatattaaaaaaaaaaaaaagtttataggGAAATCTCACAGAATAAACAGTGAGTGAAGGAAGGAATAATTATAATTTCCATTACATCTGTTATAAATGTTTCTCCAAAGAGTAAAGCAGAAGGAGGACATTTTCATAAACCAAGAGAAGTTGGCCTACTCCCTCTGCTGTGGCCTACAGACTTATAATAATATGTTATAGTAATattgaaatgctaaaaatgtagattttctgCGATACATGCTATATTGCATGCATCTTACTATTAAGGTGGTTGAATTAAGCTTCAAACACAATAATAATTAGTTACTAGTAGGTTGTTAGAAGTTAGCAGCTGGGGATAGTTTAGTGCACTGGGATTCTGTCCTCTATTTCTATCCGCTCCACTACTCTTTATCGTTTATTtagtgcagtgtgattcatgtgttgtccccgGGAGAGATTCTAGGTGGCTCGTCtttgctcctgtccttggccgtggacctcgcctctggcttgtctcacGCCCGCACCTGTCCCAATGTCCAGATGGccgctcagatgaggaaaatgaagacgtcaATGGATCAGTTGgcctgcaagtggatgcatcagagactttggcccgcccattgCAGTTGCTGTGTCACACACCCGAGCTTTCTCAAACCATGGAATTTTGTTTGCTTCTGATCcaacataatttgaataaaaaccaaATACTCAAATATGcagatttaatcttaaatttattaatacatttcaaccaataggagtgggtctttaccaCCTAAGGATTAATGAACAAAATGGTAACCTTAAAAACAGTCTCCAGACTTGAACCTTATCTACCAGTACACTGCAGATCTGCAACACCTAATTTATGGTGTGCAACTAATATAGCTGGAAAATAAATGGTTTTAACGttaccttttattttcatttgccTTGCTAAGGCCTTCTCAGGAGGAAAGTTACAAAGCAACCAATGACACTCAGCTAACAGTGGAATAGTTGAACTTATGGCATGGAACATTCCTTTATTCCATGCCTTTCAGccagtgaacaaaaaaaagtattttgcacATTTGGTCAGAAGAATAATAGCATGGAAAACACTTATTAACACTTACAAAttaatttgacttatttttgtaaCTTCTGCCTAtggatgcaaatatgcatcaaaacaCTTTGACtccaaaattaatttaatttcacaTCTACTTAGAGGCAAAAAATaagtgatatttttatttatacagtatatatatagtTGGAAATAAATGTAGAGATCAATAGGGTTAAAACTTTTAACcagcaatgtatttttctaccaaataaaaacactaaaattactgtaatttgtcaaatttacatAATCTTGTGATGATTTTTCTTGACTTCTCGTGTTTGCGCCTGTCTCTGCAACACATACGGTTGCAAAGACAGACAAGATTTTCCTCAGTGGTATGTTAAACCCTCCAATAGCTTAAACCCATCTTGACAGAGCAGATTGTGCgttccttttattttctgctaGAACTCTGCATTCCTTTGTGGTCCGTTGCCTCTTTAgtatctaaaaacatttgacaccTGCATAACATTACAGTCAAAAACACATCATTAGTCAAAAGcaataaattagaaaatgacACGTACATTAACATCATTTGACACCTTTACGGTATCTGACCAAATAGTCCGTCAATAAAATGTAGATTCAGGATCCACCAAGTTAGATCATTTTGGCAGAATTCCTGAGATTCTATTGAAATCCACAGCAAACAAAACCTCTGgtagtgttttgcttttgttgaaaaagtcataaatctttggtcctccttcatccttttgtgccttttttcttCAGTTCGCTGAAAACGTCCTGTTTTTACAGCGGTGAACTGTGCACTCTGTCTTTTTTTGCGCCCGTAACACGTGTCGCAGCACAACAGTAAATGTGGACAAGTCCGCCGTCAGCAGTGGCTCCTTAATGATTCATCAAAAAAGGGCATGCGTGGCGTCAGCGGCACTTTCTCCCCGAGAACGGCCTCCGTGAAGTTCGGGCGCCCCCAGGCATAAACCATGCTGTTCAGAAAGCCCTGCAGGGACAGAGTGACCGCCTGATAGAAAAGGAGACAAAACCAACACTTTAATTTCTGACTTCATCTCTGCAAATCGGATTTTGTTGTATGAAACCCACCTGAATGATGTAGAGGACAAACAACTTTTTCTGATCCTTGTGTTCCCCCCAGAAAGACAGTATAATGAGGACGAgaactgcagagaaaaacaaacagagcatGAATTCCATGCTGATTTGaacatatttcaatattttctaactatgtagccacaaggagGCCCAAGTTTGAGTCTCCCTGTGTCGGTAAAATACAGGATTGTAGGAAGGACGTCTGGcgtaaaaacaacattttatgtatgtttttaccTGGTGTCCAACAGATGACGATGACCATCACCATATTCCGGGCAGAAGAAAAGACTTTTTTTGATCGCCTTGTTGCATATCCATCAACATAGACGGGAAAAAGTCCTTCCTGCTCTCGTCTCTTGTACCATTTCTGAACTTTATAGTAAATAACCTAAAACCAAAAAAGgtattaaaatcctgtttttttacatgtttgtttaagaaaaagtgTGGCTTTGTCAGAGGTACAAACTGTGTGTGTGACTGTTATCAGGATTGTGACTCACAGAGCAGGAGACCATCACGACTATCACCGcaatcaacagaaaaagacgGATGGAAATGATGTGTCTTTGTTCCTACGagggaaaataaagattaggttggcaaaaaaagcctttttataaTCCACACATGCACTTTTAGgatgaaataaaattatgtaattttacGATAGAATTAAATCAAGACAAAGTAAACGTTTTGCatgaaaaaacttgtttttgagaCTTACACTTTTGGTGTAGGGTTCCTTCCAGACATGCAAGAACAGAATACAGCTGCAAGAAAcatcacaaattaaaaaaaaactttattttatagtttcttGAAAacagaactttcttttttttatgttattaccTGCTGCTGCTCCCATTCAGGGTAATGTTGCTCTGAGATCTGTCAGTCATCGGAATGAGCGACTTCTCTTTTATGTAAACTGGGACCACGTATAATGTGTACAGTGCAATTGGAACCAACCTGAGAAGTTACAgagagaaataaatacaaattcatgtctttttcttattaaaatgaaaaccattttttaaaaccttgaaaaactcaccacaaaaaagcataaatgggaaaagctttttttatttttttgcactggCTCTGCAGAACAAACAGAGGAACCATGAAAtcactgacttttattttattttatgaaatgatGATGAATAACATTTATTGATGTGTCACCTGCTCGTTTTCATCATCTGCCAGTCTCTCCCTCCATCCTTGGATAGCATCCTTTGATTTCCAAGCATAAAGAACCACCAGCAGAAATGAAGTTAAATAGAATGtctgcaacagaaaaaaaatgtgcaaattatTTTGCGAAACAGACAGTTCAGAAGCTCAGCGCAGCAATATAATCTTTAGAAGAACAATCTTTACAACTCCTTGTAGGAACTATTCTGCTCTTTATTAAGATAAGCCACTGACAACAATTCAAGATATGTGGAAATGGAACATTCTTAGACTGtaactgcaagaaaaaaaaaaaataaaactaaatgtccCCACGTGGTAAATGTACCTTTACTAGATTATGTAACACTGcatgtaaaatgttttggtacTGGAAGTGATCCACTGGACTtgaatttggatttttaaacattaagacAGAAGACGGAAGAAACCATCTTCAACAAAAATCCAGTCTATGGTTAGATATTTAGagaaattattgtatttttaaatgtcctgAGAATTGTTTTTTCTTGCATGAACTCTGTTTTTCAGCAGTtgaaatagaatttttttctggacAGCAAATAAACACCCTTTGCAAAATTTGGAAAACTATTCTTTAATCTTCCAATtttagattttcacattttcctctatttttttttttccaccgtGGTCATTATATTTTATGGTGAAGACTGACAACACAGAtaccaaatagttttttttccttaaacttttactttaaaaattcagattatctatcatatctgtggtttttgaacggaaacaaatagaaatgcaattttatttgcttgtttcaACATCACATTCCGTtcctttttgtttagtttgttaaCAATTTCTTTCTTCTTATCAAAGTATCAATTAATAGAAAAGACTAGTTATATCAGTCAAAactcacagaaaataaatacatttacacttTCTGTTGCTTCTCCTCCTAGTTTGACTGAAAAATATTAAGATACTGTACAAGAGGATAAAAAACTTCATGACACTGGTTTATGGAGGTAATAAAAGTCACATAAAGTTTTAACTGGGATTATGTACTCTTGAGTGACTCAGGGAAAAACTTCACAGTTGCATAACTGGTGGATATGCAGATCATTAACCGGCCGGTGACAACATAAATCaagtgaatttttctttttaaaaatctgctttacttCAGAAATGTTCTTAATCTTATATCTAATTTATTTGTGATGGAAAGAGTTCAACGTTTCTTACCAGGGCCAGTGGCAGCACATACTGACAGGTGTTTGCAAAGTTGTAGCTGACGGTATTCAAGATGGAAATGACGAACAAGGTCAGAGCAGCGAGGAGGTCTGCCAGAGCAAGCTGCACCAGAAGGTGCacctgaaataaaaaaggtgaaGGACGTGACTCTAGAGGAGTTTACTGtgcacaacaaaaacagtaaatctAATGCAACCTTTGGGACCACTGAAATACAGTCAACACAAGCACACTTACAATGTACATAGTagtgcaataaaaaatacagtcgGACTCACTTGTTCTCCTAGACGTTGCCGTTTTACGATGGAAACCACCAGGACTGAAAAACTCCCGATCACACTGCAGGAATATTTGGAATGTTAGACGGTTCCAGCAGGTCGCCTGCTGGAAATCTGTGTGACGTCAGTTTAAAACGTGtacttcaagtttaaaatcaTATATTAAAGCTTAactaaatgcaaattaaaaaaataaaaataataataattaaactaaaattcaaatagtttacaataaaaatgttgaattttgttGGATATTGTAATCTTGAGCAtacaactgttttttaattaaagttaaaaaataaataaataaaaaataaaccaccaATTTAAATACATCTAATGACATAGTTTCAGATTCACTAACTTTCAATCCATTATCAGTTCTGTGACGGTGACCCACTATTCTTTAGagcttttaagattttaatCAGGATGATGTCTGGACGTTTTGATTGTGTAATTTGTGCTGTAAAGATCAATGTTTTTGACCTAGTTATGGTGAACCTTGATGTTGCAAATAGAGGCTTCACATTGAAGATTTTAGAAACACCTTAGTTGAGTAACAGGTGTAGTTtacatggtttaaaaaaaaaaaaaaaaatccaaattttttgcCGTCATGTCTAACAACATACGTTCAGACAATCAAGGTTTTTGTGTTCAATTTTTTAGTCAAAAGTTgttagaaaatgtaataaaacacaataatgtTAAGCATTGTTTAATCAAAGTCTTTCAAATACACAAaactacaatttgaataattttaaaagttttgatagAGCTATGGTAGCAaagttgaataaagttcaaATCTATTCTATTACTGAACAGCTTTtcttatataaataaaaaggaaaatctctATAGCTATTTCCAAAATATATTAGGTAGTCTCTTCATACTTTATGATTAATTTTCTATGATATATTGTACTTTTGTTACTCTTaaggttgtatttttttaggaaacacCACATTTGCTCTTAAAGTAAGAAGTCATTATATAAGCACAATGGTGGCACCAGGGCTAAAAAAACGTGTGCACGCCTACATGTCATGTTGCCCTGCAGGTTGAGCAAACTTTTcataagacaaaaaatgtgagCGGCTAATTATATTTAGCACTGCAATATTCAAAAGAAAGTTGcataatatattttaagttcATAAATGATGTTTACCTGGGAATAAGTAGTGCTGTGTACACATCAGACAGTATGGTTAtctgaaaaacagaattaaacaaAGTTCAGATTGTTGTATTTTCATTAAGATATAATTTTTTGATgcttgaaataataataaaaaaagtaaaatgctcacttaaaaaacaaaaattcaagcTTTGACTTACTTGCTTTCCATCCATGGGCTCCATGGTGAAAGTCATGTCCACACGGCAGTCACATTCAGAAGGTGCAGCAAAAAAACCCGTCTCTGTTACTCTGTGAaaggatgtttatttttcagaggACACTTATATTAAACCACACACCCAGTCACATGGTGCTTGTTTGACTCCACCTGCTGTGTGCAGCCAGATTATGTATCAGCCAGTATCACAGCAGAGCTGTGAATGGGAATCCCCTAGTGGGAAACAGATCGtgtttttatttccagctattccttaaaaacacaatgaattTTCATAGAATGATTGAGGCAAGAATCTCTTTTAAAAATCCCTGActagcaaatgaaaaaataaaaatccagttGTGCCTGTTCCACTGCATTCTTACATAAGTTTTGAATGAGATTAATCTTAGTTAGTATAAAGTtaatatattaatgtttttccaGTGTGATAATGCTGACAgctgtattttgtgtgttttttttagctggtAGCTCGCTtagcaaaaagtattttattcaaGTGTAATACAAGTATACTTAATCTATTCTAAATGTAATGCAGTATACTTGAAgttagctttttatttactaCTCAGGTATTGTAAGTGTTTTCATTGTACATAGATGGAGTATATTCCCTCCACTATACATCTATAGTATACTTGCTACCATACTACAAGTATACTTTTATTAGGTATACTTATATTCACGTATACTTagtaaaataagcttaaaaagtaCTACTTTTTTAGTATATGCTGCTACAATTCACCTACTCCAGACTTTACATACAACTTCTCTATCAGGAAATAGCCTTTCaatgcatttctgtttttaatgttccaCATATTGTGAAATTATGTT includes these proteins:
- the si:dkey-30c15.2 gene encoding transmembrane protein 116; the protein is MTFTMEPMDGKQITILSDVYTALLIPSVIGSFSVLVVSIVKRQRLGEQVHLLVQLALADLLAALTLFVISILNTVSYNFANTCQYVLPLALTFYLTSFLLVVLYAWKSKDAIQGWRERLADDENEQSQCKKIKKAFPIYAFLWLVPIALYTLYVVPVYIKEKSLIPMTDRSQSNITLNGSSSSCILFLHVWKEPYTKSEQRHIISIRLFLLIAVIVVMVSCSVIYYKVQKWYKRREQEGLFPVYVDGYATRRSKKVFSSARNMVMVIVICWTPVLVLIILSFWGEHKDQKKLFVLYIIQAVTLSLQGFLNSMVYAWGRPNFTEAVLGEKVPLTPRMPFFDESLRSHC